Proteins encoded within one genomic window of Equus przewalskii isolate Varuska chromosome 3, EquPr2, whole genome shotgun sequence:
- the NKX1-1 gene encoding NK1 transcription factor-related protein 1 has protein sequence MSASGPVAPGDGPALPPPPPGPGPGPAPPAPAAAARDAMDGRAELPAFPRAGAPPLAASDTVPAAPEGAGAARPGPPPRPTSFSVLDILDPNKFNSRRRRCVLLGPVAPAACAPCAPAPAAPGRPPRAEELERRALAAAGGAGAATGAEPPHAGDPDPADEAEANGYSSGRSPSADSGDEAPDDDDEDPAPEAGAARGAEEARGGGGGLGARGSGCADAAEAEATPGAVDETAATGPRGNSPGAPGPPGASAAAGVAGTTPQGAAAATKPKRKRTGSDSKSGKPRRARTAFTYEQLVALENKFKATRYLSVCERLNLALSLSLTETQVKIWFQNRRTKWKKQNPGADTSAPTGGGGGPGPGAGPGAGLPGGLSPLSPSPPMGAPLAMHGPAAYPAHGPGGLVCAAQLPFLSSPAVLSPFVLGSQTYGAPAFYAPHL, from the exons ATGAGCGCGAGCGGCCCGGTGGCTCCCGGGGACGGCCCcgcgctgccgccgccgccgcccgggcccgGTCCGGGGCCCGCACCGCctgcgcccgccgccgccgcccgggacGCCATGGACGGGCGCGCCGAGCTGCCCGCCTTTCCCCGGGCCGGAGCCCCGCCGCTCGCCGCCAGCGACACAGTGCCCGCGGCGCCCGAGGGGGCTGGTGCGGCCCGGCCGGGCCCACCGCCGCGCCCCACCTCTTTCTCGGTGCTGGACATCCTGGACCCCAACAAGTTCAACAGCAGAAGACGCCGCTGTGTGCTGCTGGGCCCCGTGGCGCCCGCCGCGTGCGCCCCGTGCGCCCCGGCCCCTGCCGCCCCAGGACGCCCGCCGCGCGCGGAAGAGCTGGAGCGCCGCGCCCTCGCCGCCGCCGGAGGAGCTGGAGCCGCCACCGGAGCTGAGCCGCCGC ACGCCGGCGACCCCGACCCGGCGGACGAGGCCGAGGCCAACGGCTACAGCAGCGGCCGCAGCCCGAGCGCAGACAGCGGGGACGAGGCACCCGACGACGACGACGAGGACCCGGCGCCCGAGGCGGGGGCGGCGCGCGGCGCGGAGGAGGcgcggggaggcggcggcggcctcGGGGCCCGCGGGTCGGGCTGTGCGGACGCGGCCGAGGCCGAGGCGACCCCCGGCGCCGTGGACGAGACCGCGGCCACCGGCCCCCGCGGGAACTCGCCCGGAGCCCCGGGCCCGCCGGGGGCCTCGGCGGCGGCGGGGGTCGCGGGGACCACCCCGCAgggcgcggcggcggcgacgAAGCCCAAACGGAAGCGCACGGGCTCCGACTCCAAGTCCGGGAAGCCGAGGCGCGCGCGCACCGCCTTCACCTACGAGCAGCTCGTGGCGCTGGAGAACAAGTTCAAGGCGACGCGCTACCTGTCGGTCTGCGAGCGCCTCAACCTGGCGCTGTCGCTGAGCCTCACCGAGACGCAGGTGAAGATCTGGTTCCAGAACCGCCGCACCAAGTGGAAGAAGCAGAACCCAGGCGCCGACACCAGCGCGCCGaccggcggcggcggggggccGGGCCCGGGCGCGGGGCCGGGCGCGGGGCTGCCCGGCGGCCTCAGCCCGCTCAGCCCGTCGCCGCCCATGGGCGCGCCGCTGGCCATGCACGGCCCGGCCGCGTACCCGGCGCACGGCCCCGGCGGCCTGGTGTGCGCGGCGCAGCTGCCCTTCCTGTCGAGCCCGGCGGTGCTGTCGCCCTTCGTGCTGGGCTCGCAGACCTACGGCGCGCCCGCCTTCTACGCGCCGCACCTCTGA